A single region of the Candidatus Tanganyikabacteria bacterium genome encodes:
- the nifJ gene encoding pyruvate:ferredoxin (flavodoxin) oxidoreductase, protein MKITIDGNEAAARVAYLASEVVAIYPITPSSSMGELSDSWSAAGRHNLWGQVPEVVEMQSEAGAAGALHGALQAGALCTTFTSSQGLLLMVPVMYKIAGELTPAVFHVAARAVATQGLSIFGEHSDVMATRGTGWGILWSATVQEATDLALVAHAATLEARVPFVHAFDGFRTSHELRSIDPLDLADVRALIDEKHVAAHRARALTPDRPVVRGTAHNPDTFFQAREAANPFYAATPHIVARAMDRLAQRTGRQYHLFDYEGAPDATEVIVAMGSGCEAVAETVRALNSGGRKVGVVKVRLFRPFSVQDFVASIPGSVRAVAVLDRTKEPGSAGEPLYQDVVTALAEAGRHPRVVGGRYGLGSREFTPAMAKAVFDQLTLQEPRNHFTVGVHDDVSRTSLDWDPTFITEPRDTVRAMFWGLGSDGTVGANRSAAAIIGRCTEKLVQAYFVFDSKKSGTLTVSHLRFGEGEVGGPYLIQQASFIGVHQWGYMAHHDVLGNAEPGGTVLINCPFPADQAWLELPAHVQDIIRERNLSVYLVDAYGLARELGLGRRINTIMQVGFFALAGVMPLDAAIAQIKESVRKTYGKRGAKVVASNLAAVDAAAGRLERLLIPDGAPRGPADLEIVPETAPVFVREVTAALLAGRGDSLPVGALPVDGTWPVGTARWEKRGLALQVPVWDESICIQCGKCVLVCPHSVVRAKVVPPDALGGAPPTLASLPASWREFPGQRYVLAISNLDCTGCALCHEVCPASTDHRSLEMRPADEAPDTREAWEFFLGLPDSAGPLEVGPVKNAQLVQPRFEFPGACMGCGETPYLKLISQLYGDRVLVANATGCSSIFGGNLPTTPWSTDRDGRGPAWSNSLFEDNAEFGLGMRLASDRLHQRAMELATLLTPALGHERVQFLLAADPSNPEGLEALRQDVAAVAAQLALWREAPPPALAEVDADGKLAEELAGIVDYLVAKQVWIVGGDGWAYDIGYGGLDHVLATGRNVNVLVLDTEVYSNTGGQASKSTPLGAIAKFAAAGKRAGKKDLALLAMTYGHVYVAQVAYGAADAQFIKAFREAAAYDGPSLIIAYSPCIAHGFDMVGNLDHQKAAVNSGHWPLFRFDPRRAAAGRNPLQFDSKEPSLPLADYLMSEGRFRQLSEQDPETFTRLAAEGERYVRLRRRRLEALGASFCEVAPTPAH, encoded by the coding sequence ATGAAGATCACGATAGACGGCAACGAAGCGGCGGCGCGGGTCGCCTACCTGGCCAGCGAGGTGGTGGCGATCTACCCGATCACCCCGTCGTCGAGCATGGGCGAGCTCTCGGATTCATGGAGCGCCGCCGGACGGCACAACCTGTGGGGACAGGTGCCCGAGGTCGTCGAGATGCAGTCGGAGGCCGGCGCGGCGGGCGCGCTGCACGGCGCCTTGCAGGCCGGCGCGCTCTGCACGACTTTCACGTCGAGCCAGGGCCTGCTGCTGATGGTGCCGGTCATGTACAAGATCGCCGGCGAACTGACTCCCGCCGTTTTCCATGTAGCGGCGCGCGCGGTCGCCACGCAGGGCCTGTCGATCTTCGGCGAGCACAGCGACGTCATGGCCACGCGCGGCACGGGGTGGGGCATCCTGTGGAGCGCGACGGTCCAGGAGGCCACCGACCTGGCCCTGGTCGCCCACGCCGCCACCCTCGAGGCGCGCGTGCCCTTCGTGCACGCCTTCGACGGTTTCCGCACCTCGCACGAGTTGCGGTCGATCGATCCGCTGGATCTGGCCGACGTGCGCGCCCTGATCGACGAGAAGCACGTCGCGGCCCACCGGGCGCGGGCGCTCACGCCGGACCGCCCGGTGGTGCGTGGCACCGCCCACAACCCCGACACGTTCTTCCAGGCGCGGGAGGCGGCGAATCCCTTCTATGCGGCCACACCGCACATCGTGGCGCGCGCCATGGATCGCCTGGCGCAGCGGACGGGCCGCCAGTATCACCTCTTCGACTACGAGGGCGCCCCCGACGCCACCGAGGTGATCGTGGCGATGGGCTCGGGCTGCGAGGCGGTCGCCGAGACCGTACGGGCCCTCAATTCCGGCGGCCGCAAGGTCGGCGTCGTCAAGGTGCGCCTCTTCCGGCCCTTCTCGGTGCAGGACTTCGTCGCGTCGATCCCCGGATCGGTGCGGGCCGTGGCGGTGCTCGACAGGACGAAAGAACCCGGCTCGGCCGGCGAACCCCTCTACCAGGACGTCGTCACCGCCCTGGCCGAGGCGGGCCGCCACCCGCGCGTGGTCGGCGGCCGCTACGGCCTGGGATCGCGGGAGTTCACGCCCGCGATGGCCAAGGCGGTCTTCGACCAGTTGACGCTGCAAGAACCGCGCAACCATTTCACGGTCGGCGTGCACGACGACGTCTCGCGCACCAGCCTCGACTGGGATCCGACGTTCATCACCGAGCCCCGCGACACCGTGCGGGCGATGTTCTGGGGTCTGGGCTCCGACGGGACCGTCGGCGCCAACCGCAGCGCCGCCGCCATCATCGGCCGCTGCACCGAGAAGCTCGTGCAGGCTTACTTCGTGTTCGACTCCAAGAAGTCGGGCACGCTGACCGTGTCGCACCTGCGCTTCGGGGAGGGCGAGGTGGGCGGGCCCTACCTCATCCAGCAGGCCAGCTTCATCGGCGTCCACCAGTGGGGCTACATGGCCCACCACGACGTGCTGGGCAACGCCGAACCCGGCGGGACGGTGCTCATCAACTGCCCCTTCCCGGCCGACCAGGCGTGGCTGGAGTTGCCCGCCCACGTGCAGGACATCATCAGGGAGCGCAACCTGTCGGTGTACCTGGTCGACGCGTACGGCCTGGCGCGCGAACTGGGCCTGGGGCGCCGGATCAACACGATCATGCAGGTCGGCTTCTTCGCCCTGGCCGGCGTCATGCCGCTCGACGCGGCGATCGCCCAGATCAAGGAGTCGGTGCGCAAGACGTACGGCAAGCGCGGCGCCAAGGTCGTCGCGAGCAATCTGGCGGCGGTGGATGCCGCCGCCGGCCGCCTGGAACGGCTGTTGATCCCGGATGGAGCGCCGCGTGGCCCCGCCGATCTCGAGATCGTCCCGGAAACCGCGCCCGTTTTCGTCCGCGAAGTGACCGCCGCCCTGCTGGCGGGCCGCGGCGACTCCCTGCCCGTCGGGGCCCTGCCCGTGGACGGCACCTGGCCGGTGGGCACGGCGCGCTGGGAGAAGCGCGGCCTGGCGCTCCAGGTGCCCGTCTGGGACGAGTCCATCTGCATCCAGTGCGGCAAGTGCGTCCTGGTCTGCCCGCATTCGGTCGTCCGCGCGAAGGTGGTGCCGCCGGACGCCCTGGGCGGCGCCCCGCCGACCCTGGCTTCCCTGCCGGCGAGTTGGCGCGAGTTCCCCGGGCAGCGCTACGTCCTGGCGATCTCCAACCTGGATTGCACGGGCTGCGCGCTGTGCCACGAGGTCTGCCCGGCCAGCACCGACCACCGATCGCTGGAGATGCGGCCGGCCGACGAGGCCCCCGATACCCGCGAGGCCTGGGAGTTCTTCCTGGGGCTGCCCGATTCGGCCGGTCCCCTGGAGGTCGGGCCGGTCAAGAACGCGCAGCTCGTGCAGCCGCGCTTCGAGTTCCCCGGGGCCTGCATGGGCTGCGGCGAGACCCCCTACCTGAAGCTCATCTCCCAGCTCTACGGCGACCGGGTGCTCGTCGCCAACGCGACCGGCTGCTCGAGCATCTTCGGCGGCAACCTGCCGACCACTCCATGGTCGACCGACCGCGACGGCCGCGGGCCGGCGTGGTCCAACTCGCTCTTCGAGGACAACGCCGAGTTCGGGCTGGGGATGCGCCTGGCGAGCGATCGCCTGCACCAGCGCGCCATGGAGCTGGCGACCCTGCTGACGCCCGCCCTCGGGCACGAACGCGTCCAATTCCTCCTCGCCGCCGATCCCTCCAATCCGGAGGGCCTGGAGGCCTTGCGGCAGGACGTGGCCGCCGTCGCGGCGCAACTCGCCCTGTGGCGCGAGGCGCCGCCCCCGGCGCTCGCCGAGGTAGACGCCGACGGCAAGCTCGCCGAGGAACTGGCCGGCATCGTCGACTACCTGGTCGCCAAGCAGGTCTGGATCGTGGGCGGCGACGGCTGGGCCTACGACATCGGCTACGGCGGCCTGGATCACGTGCTTGCCACGGGCCGCAACGTCAATGTCCTGGTCCTGGATACCGAGGTGTACTCCAACACGGGCGGCCAGGCGTCCAAGTCCACGCCGCTGGGCGCCATCGCGAAGTTCGCCGCGGCCGGCAAGCGCGCCGGCAAGAAGGATCTCGCGCTCCTGGCCATGACCTATGGCCACGTCTACGTGGCGCAGGTGGCCTACGGCGCCGCGGACGCGCAGTTCATCAAGGCATTCCGCGAGGCGGCCGCCTATGACGGGCCGTCGCTGATCATCGCGTACAGCCCGTGCATCGCCCACGGCTTCGACATGGTGGGCAACCTCGACCACCAGAAGGCGGCGGTGAACTCGGGCCACTGGCCGCTCTTCCGGTTCGATCCCCGCCGGGCGGCGGCGGGCCGCAACCCGCTGCAGTTCGACAGCAAGGAGCCGTCGCTGCCCCTGGCCGACTACCTCATGTCCGAAGGGCGCTTCCGGCAGCTCAGCGAACAGGATCCCGAGACCTTCACGCGCCTGGCCGCCGAGGGCGAGCGCTACGTGCGGCTACGGCGGCGGCGCCTGGAGGCCCTGGGGGCGTCGTTCTGCGAGGTCGCGCCTACTCCGGCGCACTAG